From the genome of Candidatus Eisenbacteria bacterium:
GATCGCCTGGTGGCGAGCATCTTCGTCAACCCCCTCCAGTTCGGGCCGCGGGAGGACTTCACCCGCTACCCCCGTCCCATCCGCCGGGACATGGCCATGCTCGCCGCGGAAGGCGCCGACCTTCTCTACCGGCCCCGCGTGGAGGCTCTCTATCCGGAGCAGTTCGAGACCGTGATCTCGGTCTTGCGCTCGAGCAGGCCTCTCGAGGGAGCCTCGCGGCCTGGGCACTTCGACGGCGTCACGACCGTGGTCGCGAAACTCCTCGGCGCGGTCGAGCCGGATCTCCTCTATCTCGGACAGAAGGACGCGCAGCAGGCGATCGTGATCGTCCGGATGGTCCGCGATCTCGACCTGGGCGTCCGCGTCGTCGTCTGTCCCACCGTCCGGGAGAGCGACGGGTTGGCCCTCTCGAGCCGCAACGGCTATCTCACCCCGCGCCAGCGCGCCTGGGCGCCCCGTCTCTACCGCGCGCTCAAGGCTGTGGCCGGCGCCCTCAGGAGCGGCGAGATC
Proteins encoded in this window:
- a CDS encoding pantoate--beta-alanine ligase, with the translated sequence MIIARRAEDARAVCRRWRAAGEKIGFVPTMGALHAGHRALLARARRECDRLVASIFVNPLQFGPREDFTRYPRPIRRDMAMLAAEGADLLYRPRVEALYPEQFETVISVLRSSRPLEGASRPGHFDGVTTVVAKLLGAVEPDLLYLGQKDAQQAIVIVRMVRDLDLGVRVVVCPTVRESDGLALSSRNGYLTPRQRAWAPRLYRALKAVAGALRSGEIESASDSEALLRTLLDSGPGKLDYAAVRDARTLAAPGPGGPWLLAVAYRLGSTRLIDNVAVRPAAKGRGGFGRK